In Apium graveolens cultivar Ventura chromosome 10, ASM990537v1, whole genome shotgun sequence, the following are encoded in one genomic region:
- the LOC141688811 gene encoding uncharacterized protein LOC141688811 encodes MLLAVLIANPEGNILVERFNGVPAEERLHWRSFLVKLGADNLKGIKNEELLVACHKSVYIVYTVLGDVSIYLVGKDNYDELALSEAIYVITSALKDVCGKPPTERLFLDKYGKICLCFDEIVWKGLLENTDKDRIKRLIRLKPPTEF; translated from the exons ATGTTGTTAGCTGTTCTGATCGCCAATCCCGAGGGCAACATTCTCGTCGAACG TTTTAATGGAGTTCCGGCTGAAGAAAGGTTGCATTGGAGATCTTTTTTAGTTAAACTTGGAGCAGATAACCTGAAGGGGATTAAAAACGAGGAGCTCCTTGTTGCTTGTCACAA ATCAGTATACATTGTTTACACTGTGCTCGGAGACGTAAGCATATATCTTGTTGGCAAAGATAATTATGATGAACTTGCCT TGTCAGAAGCAATATATGTTATAACCTCAGCTCTAAAGGATGTATGCGGGAAACCTCCAACTGAACGCCTTTTCTTGGATAAGTATGGAAAAATCTGCTTATGTTTTGATGAGATTGTATGGAAG GGTTTGTTGGAGAATACGGACAAGGATAGAATCAAGCGGCTCATCAGGTTGAAACCTCCAACTGAATTCTGA
- the LOC141688800 gene encoding uncharacterized protein LOC141688800 — protein MVAIMAAKLREKVAGLLDSAKSSRDLNSKLQSLHHLNLIFSDDVDTDLLSEFLPPLLDFHFDSSSPFRKFVIEIIGSVGLKHVEFLPDIVPVLITALQDSTPAVARQSGTCGINLFRSTLVRIAIQGIYSSELDDSLKLSWAWMLKFKDEIYTLASKPGSDGRRLVALKFVAATILLYTPDPSGSSEPPSNHSYEEKFDEFNMAWLRRGHPVLDIGDSSTEASKSLDILLDQLRYSTVKSLNNSAMIVLINSLSEIARKRPALYGRIMAVLLALDPSSSANKGMHVLGAHYPLKNAFLACLKCTHPGAAPWRDRLVGALKEMKAGDLAEEALHEVCQINGSVGYKNNVPAEEEKPLLETVDYMSTDIRRKRSVTPDVSDLAEEDEISGKRARRTPEAKNDQDKLSSSVVSTSRGEGDNGPVQQLVSMFAALVSQGEKAVGSLQILISSISADLLAEVVMANMRHLPSVRPKDEDLELDKDSRTSYGFRDTQFKKLSSFLREIQSTSSPFQQRDSVLDAHPAASNDLENPKLEEKEQKAITLTHNDARGPLINETAIVPAPTDVPVSSCEGVPSANDVSLAIAPKIPDIGLPENGIPGLESSTHSYGLSETLAVSSLVATDLEEASQDQVNSLGRSSQDIIPSISTDRSEELSPKAACMDTTSINSSTATSLRLPSQLVLPKMSAPVISLDGEQMDSIQKMSFMRIVEAYKHIAVAGGSQVRFSLLAYLGVALPFDVDPWKMVETHVLSDYMNHEGHELTLRVLYKLFGEAEANADFLYSTNATSVYEMFLLKVAETLRDAFPASDKSLSRLLGEVPYLPKSILKLLECLCCPGNNDKDEKVVHSGDRVTQGLSTVWSLILLRPPTRDVCLKIALQSAVHHLEEVRMKAIRLVANKLYPISSLTQSIEDYAKEMMISATSAARATAIESQKEHLNVSVSEATVPKDVSSDTHQLNTCESSSLSSVSEKQRCMSLYFALCTKKHSLFREVFVVYDSMSEEAKQAVHGQIPILVRTIGTSSQLLEIISDPPTGSGNLLLQVIQTLTDGTVPSPELISTIRKLYDSNVKDAQILIPVLPFLPKHEVLLIFPHLVNLPLDKFQAVLARALQGSSQSGPVLTPGEVLIAIHKVDPEKEGIPLKKVTDACTACFEQGQIFTQQVLAEVLNQLVEQIPLPLLFMRTVLQTIGVYPSLVDFVMNILSRLVSKQIWKTPKMWAGFLRCVLSTMPQCFGVLLQLPPSQLENAMNKIPVLKAPLVAHASRPDIQSSLPRSVLVVLGIVSDSQSASPMETAQPPSAEGSTSDKMLESEKSKETSTISET, from the exons ATGGTAGCAATCATGGCAGCAAAACTACGCGAAAAAGTCGCCGGGCTTCTCGATTCCGCCAAGTCATCCCGGGACCTCAATTCCAAGCTCCAATCCTTACACCACCTCAATCTCATCTTCTCCGACGATGTCGACACTGATTTACTCTCCGAATTCCTCCCGCCTCTCCTCGATTTCCATTTCGATTCGTCGAGTCCGTTCCGCAAGTTCGTTATTGA GATAATCGGTAGTGTTGGATTGAAGCATGTGGAATTTTTACCTGATATTGTGCCTGTGTTGATCACTGCTCTGCAAGATAGTACACCAGCTGTTGCTCGACAATCTGGTACATGTGGGATCAATTTGTTCCGAAGTACACTTGTCAGAATTGCAATCCAG GGTATTTACTCTAGTGAGTTGGATGATTCGCTTAAGTTGTCGTGGGCTTGGATGTTGAAGTTTAAGGATGAGATATACACTCTAGCTTCTAAG CCTGGAAGTGATGGAAGAAGGCTGGTAGCACTGAAATTTGTGGCAGCAACTATACTTCTCTACACTCCTGATCCTAGTGGTTCTTCTGAACCCCCGAGTAATCACAGCTATGAAG AGAAGTTTGATGAGTTCAATATGGCATGGCTTCGCCGAGGTCATCCTGTACTAGATATTGGAGATTCATCAACTGAAGCCAGTAAAAGTTTGGATATATTACTCGATCAGCTACGATATTCAACAGTAAAATCACTTAATAACTCGGCAATGATCGTGCTCATTAACAG TCTGTCAGAAATTGCAAGGAAAAGGCCTGCTCTTTATGGTCGTATTATGGCAGTTTTACTTGCCTTAGATCCTTCCAGCTCTGCTAATAAAGGGATGCATGTCCTGGGCGCACATTATCCTTTGAAGAACGCCTTCCTTGCCTGCTTGAAGTGCACTCATCCCGGTGCTGCACCg TGGCGGGATCGGTTAGTTGGTGCACTTAAAGAAATGAAAGCAGGAGACTTGGCCGAAGAAGCTCTACATGAAGTGTGCCAGATTAACGGCAGCGTAGGATATAAAAACAACGTGCCTGCTGAG GAGGAAAAACCATTGCTGGAAACAGTTGATTACATGAGCACTGATATCAGGAGGAAGAGGTCAGTGACACCGGATGTCAGCGATTTGGCGGAGGAGGATGAGATATCTGGAAAGCGTGCCAGGCGAACACCAGAAGCAAAAAATGATCAGGATAAATTGTCTTCGAGTGTAGTATCAACATCTAGAGGTGAGGGGGATAATGGTCCTGTGCAGCAACTTGTTTCTATGTTTGCTGCATTAGTTTCACAGGGTGAAAAGGCTGTGGGATCCTTGCAAATCCTTATATCTAGTATCTCTGCTGATTTGCTTGCCGAAGTAGTAATGGCCAACATGCGACACCTTCCATCAGTTCGTCCTAAAGATGAAGACCTGGAATTGGACAAGGATTCACGTACAAGTTATGGGTTCAGGGATACTCAATTCAAAAAACTATCATCATTTTTGAGGGAAATTCAGTCCACGTCTAGCCCTTTCCAGCAGAGAGATTCTGTATTAGATGCTCATCCAGCTGCATCTAATGATTTAGAG AATCCTAAACTGGAAGAGAAGGAGCAGAAGGCAATTACTCTGACGCACAATGATGCAAGAGGACCCCTGATTAACGAAACTGCGATAGTACCGGCGCCTACTGATGTTCCTGTATCCTCTTGTGAAGGTGTTCCGTCAGCAAATGATGTTAGTTTAGCTATAGCACCTAAAATTCCTGATATTGGACTTCCTGAGAATGGGATACCAGGTCTGGAATCATCTACTCATTCCTATGGTTTATCAGAGACGTTGGCTGTTTCCTCCTTAGTTGCAACTGATTTAGAAGAAGCTAGTCAAGACCAAGTAAATAGTTTGGGCAGGTCATCACAAGATATCATTCCGTCAATATCAACTGATAGGTCCGAGGAGCTTAGCCCAAAAGCAGCTTGCATGGATACAACCAGCATAAACTCCTCGACAGCAACTTCCCTTAGATTACCTTCTCAATTGGTTCTACCAAAGATGTCAGCACCGGTTATTAGCCTTGACGGGGAACAGATGGATAGCATTCAAAAGATGTCTTTTATGCGCATTGTTGAGGCTTATAAGCACATAGCAGTTGCTGGTGGTTCGCAAGTCCGATTTTCTTTACTTGCCTATTTAGGAGTTGCG CTTCCCTTCGACGTGGACCCTTGGAAGATGGTCGAAACTCATGTCTTGTCAGATTATATGAACCATGAG GGCCATGAGTTGACATTGCGTGTACTCTACAAGTTATTTGGTGAGGCAGAAGCCAATGCCGACTTCCTTTACTCAACAAATGCTACATCTGTGTATGAGATGTTTCTATTGAAAGTG GCGGAAACACTCCGAGATGCTTTTCCAGCTTCTGACAAATCCTTAAGTAGATTGCTTGGTGAGGTTCCTTATCTGCCGAAATCAATACTGAAGTTGCTGGAATGCTTGTGCTGTCCTGGAAACAATGATAAAGATGAGAAGGTTGTACATAGTGGTGATCGAGTTACTCAAGGTCTTAGCACTGTATGGAGCTTAATATTGCTTAGACCGCCCACTCGAGATGTGTGCTTGAAAATTGCTTTACAG AGTGCAGTTCATCATTTGGAAGAAGTGCGTATGAAGGCAATACGTCTG GTGGCCAACAAGCTTTATCCTATATCATCACTCACACAAAGTATTGAAGACTATGCTAAAGAAATGATGATCTCCGCAACAAGTGCTGCCAGGGCAACTGCCATTGAATCACAAAAG GAACATTTAAATGTAAGTGTTTCAGAAGCCACAGTCCCTAAAGATGTATCCTCTGATACTCATCAGTTGAACACATGTGAAAGCAGTTCGCTGTCTTCAGTTTCTGAAAAGCAGCGATGCATGTCTTTGTATTTCGCCCTTTGTACAAAG AAGCACTCTCTTTTCCGCGAAGTATTTGTTGTTTACGATAGCATGTCAGAGGAGGCAAAACAG GCAGTTCATGGCCAAATCCCGATTCTTGTACGCACGATTGGCACGTCATCGCAGCTTCTTGAAATTATTTCTGATCCACCTACTGGTAGCGGGAACCTTCTTTTGCAG GTTATACAAACGCTAACAGATGGGACAGTCCCTTCTCCAGAACTGATTTCTACCATTAGAAAGTTATATGATTCAAATGTGAAG GATGCACAAATTCTTATTCCGGTGTTACCATTTCTCCCAAAACACGAG GTGTTGCTTATATTTCCGCATCTTGTTAATCTTCCTCTGGATAAATTTCAAGCCGTGCTTGCTCGTGCTTTACAG GGATCATCTCAGTCTGGTCCTGTTCTTACTCCTGGTGAAGTTTTGATTGCTATTCATAAGGTGGACCCTGAAAAAGAAGGAATTCCCTTGAAGAAG GTTACCGATGCTTGCACTGCGTGTTTTGAACAAGGTCAGATATTCACCCAACAAGTCCTTGCAGAAGTGCTGAATCAGTTG GTTGAGCAGATTCCTCTTCCCTTATTATTTATGCGAACAGTATTACAAACTATAGGTGTTTATCCATCACTG GTTGACTTTGTAATGAATATTCTCTCCCGTCTTGTGAGCAAGCAG ATATGGAAAACCCCAAAGATGTGGGCAGGATTTTTGAGATGTGTTCTCTCAACGATGCCACAGTGTTTTGGTGTTTTGCTTCAG